Within Ovis aries strain OAR_USU_Benz2616 breed Rambouillet chromosome 3, ARS-UI_Ramb_v3.0, whole genome shotgun sequence, the genomic segment gaagccactgccatgAATTCAcccactacaactagagagtagcccctgctagcAGCACCTAGAGGAAGCCTGAagacagcaacgaagacccagagcagccacacataaataagtgaataaacaaataaaatgtaaaaaatcttTTAGGTGTAAAAGTCCAAATCTTCACTATATCTACTTCAGTTCTGACTCCAACCTGTGAGTATTTTTATGGCTTAAAACCAATATTAGGGTTTAGCCATGGATACAAGTGGTGTTCTCTAAGAAATGTAGCCTTCTCAAGATGCAGAGCCTCTGCAGAGAAAGCCTAAGAAAGCACAGACCTTCCTTGTCTCAGGTGACAAATAAACCTCTATCTCTCACAAAGTGAGACATCTTAAATCACCCACCTCCTAACCTGGGTTACCAGCAAAGTGATAATGCTGTGTGACTTTTCCCCTCAGAAGCAGGCAATGAAGGTAGAGACCAAAAAGGCCCCTTATGAATTTGGACACTTTATTAAGACACACTTCCCTGAGAGCCAGCTTGTTTGGACAGAGAATGCTGCCTGTCACTTCATGCCTTAGGCTTCTAGCTGGCTGCTGATGCAAGTAGAACAGAAACCTGTACCCCACAAGGGGCAGAAACCAGAGGGCACATTCTCACTGGTTATAAAGCCAAGCTCTCAATACAGAAGATAAAACAAATGGAGAATCTCATCTGATAGTTTTTCATCCTTATGATAAAGGAGAACATGACTCTACCTGGGAGGCCAAGAATCAGTAACCATAGGTATTGattaccaaaatcagattcaCAAGAGTCATGATTCAATATCCATTTTCACAAATGTTTTTCTCCTGCCACTGTGAATTTGGAAAGGGACAAAGAGaaatctttctccttctctcttgaCTAGGCACTATAGACAGAGAGTTGCGAGACTGACATGGTAAGATCTCTTACCTTCTGTTGGTCTGTTGTCAGTTATCCCGTATCTCAACTGCAGTCTCCAGGGAGAGTGGAGTATTCCAGCCTTTCAGAGTCCCATCCTCATCACTAGAAACTGTACAGGAGGAAACATGTGTTTCCTTTtacccttttcatttttttgctgGCGCTCTGTAAccaaagacagattaacaagagaaaagtaaacaagtatattaacatatacatcTCATGTATACTTGTAAGTAATGCAGGGATGACTAACTCAAGGAGAAAGCTAGAATGTGGACTTACAGATTATCTTAACCaaagaacaatatatttttaagtgagcAACAAGACAGAGAACAGAGTACTAGGCTTCCAAGAGTTGGAAATTGTGGGGCAATAAATACATTAAGAAAGAATGGAAGATAATAGCTAGTCAGTAAAGGCTCTTTTGCAGAGTCCTCAGGTGCTGCCTTGGGGCTGATAAGTGTGTAGTGTTTTAAGTGATTACTTTCTGCACAAATTTATGTTTTACTTCCAGAAAAgtagagggaggaaggggactTTTCTTGAATCTGCTTCTTCTCaactgccttcagctcaaaataatccttgtgCCAAAGGGGAAGATTTTGGGGTGGCATGATTCTGCTATTCTTTTGTAGGTTTTACTATACTGTTTTCTTGCTTTACAATGACTCTTTATGTTCTAACATGAAAAAGTGAAGTAAGACATTGTCAGAAAGGACTTAGGAATGTTCACATGAGGCTTACTTATAACAGTAAAATATCGATTTACAAATTAAGAACTGAGAAACAACCAAAAGAGTCAGTATAGGAATCCATGATCAACGTGGTGCTTTAAAAGCTATATGCCTATCAGAACAACAGGCAGTGTGTCACATTCTTTGTGGAAAGTGTACATAAAATAATTCTAAGTGAAAAAGATGAAGACAACATAATGAAAGCACATCAAAAACTGAATGCAAATGAATGTGAATCAAAGATGGGAGCAATTTTCCATTGTGTAAtatgttcattcaggttttttttcctcctagttgctcaaattcataataaaatagGAGGAAGTTCCTCTTTGGGCAATAGAGCTAATCCCACTTCTTTCTGAGCAATGTCTTCAAGCTatatcatttcattattttcttgcaATTAACTCTTAGGACATCAAAACTTTTAGTGTAAGTGAAGCAATAAACAATCCCTGCTTTCCACATGTCTCCAAGGGTGGAGCTCCCAAAATGGTCAGAAAAGAAGGACGTGAAAAGATGTTAAATACCAAGTCCAGCTCACCTGGTCAACTTGGACATTTGGCTTCTGTCAACATGAAAGCTCTCCTTATTCTGGGGCTTCTTGTCCTTTCTGTTGCTGTCCAGGGCAAGAAATTTGAGAGGTGTGAGCTTGCCAGAACTCTGAAGAAATTTGGATTGGCTGGCTACAAGGGAGTCAGCTTGGCAAACTGTAAGTTAACTATTCTTCATCCTTCCAAATAGCCAGCTGTGGAACAGATACGAattgaggaagaagaagaaagggacttTGAGtgaatggcttttctttttttttcttttcttgaagggTTTGTACATTTACAATGGCTCAAAACATCAGCTCAGAATCAGATGTACCAAGGGAAGGAATGAGGCATGGGAGGGTCAAATTCTACACCATTCTAAGCATGCCAGGTCTTGCTGTACTCCTCTAGTGCCGCTAAACTTGCCAGCTGGCACTTGTAGGGTGACTACAAGATATACTTCAGCCCTCAGCCATTTCCAGCTGGGAATCTGGGTTCTGCAAGCAAGCGTAAGGcagtatttttgtcatttttaatcCCCCTACCATGATGCCCGGTTTTTAACAGCCACGTTTTATAAAAAATTACATTGAACTCTTAGAACAGGGACTATAGGAACCTATTTCTCCTCAGTCAATATCTACATAAGGATCCCTGAAATGTAGCATGAGATAACATTCTATTATTCTGACTCTagttcattaattatttttcattttcttgcacaGAATTCAAGATGTGCCTTAGGAAAAGTTCCCTTGTATTTCAGTCCATACCTGTCAATGTCAACATTGTATTTTTCAGAGTGAATTCAGACAGTTCTGCTCCATAACTATTTTTCAGTAAATGAGCAAATggctagatggatggatggatgacataGTCTTTCCTGTCCTATGAGTCTTATTGTCTGGATTGTAATTTGGTATCCAAATTAACCTTTAGGTATCAtaagaaattttctttctcctaGTAAATCCTTATTTTTCCTAGTACAAAGATTTTTTCATTAGCATATGCATCTGCTGCTAGTGACCAAACCCATTTAACCACTCTGTTGATTTTTCTATTCTAGGCTCAATCTTACCTGGGGCATGGGAGCAATGGAAGACACAGCtagtttaatattttttacaaCGTGTTATCTTGTTTCATTAGTATTAGCAAATGATTTGCTAACAAAAGGATTCTCCTAAGGGCCCCTAACaccaaatgttaaaatatttacaagtaaAATATATCTTTATGCTTCTAAATTAAGTCATTAGTAAAATAGAATTGTGCTATGAAAGATAAGTCATATGCTGTTGCTGTTTATTACtaataatatgtttttttttcaggGATGTGTTTGGCCTATGGAGAAAGCCGTTATAACACACAAGCTATAAACTATAATCCTGGAAGCAAAAGCACTGATTATGGGATATTTCAAATCAACAGCAAATGGTGGTGTAATGATGGCAAAACCCCAAAAGCAGTTAATGGCTGTGGTGTATCCTGCAGTGGTAAGATAAGATAATGTTGAGGGATGGCACAGGGCCCATTTGGTGGTACCTATAAGAAGAGAGACTTAGTACAAATGAAAAGGTCTTGAAGAGTTCATGAGACCCAGAAAAACTCCATCTTAACTTCTAGAAACTGCTTTATCATCTACCTCATAATTCCTTaagtaagaaattaaaaagttGGTATCATAGAAGGTTGCTGTTTGCTGACATACAAGAGTTGGAATGATCTATCACTGTATTATAACTGGACATGTTGATGCTTTGTAAAGAACAATGCCATTCCTACTAATTTACCTGGTTTGGGAGAGGTTTAGGGATAATTTAGTTGtgtagtctttttttaaattttgtcatatttacttcttttatgtatatattatacagtagggtttttttttgctGAGTGATTTTAAAGTGAATTAGAAACATTATCACATTGCATTCCTAAATTCTTTAGTTTGCATATCTAAAACATACACTTCCTATTTAATCACTGTCATTCTAACAAGTTAATATATGGATTTGTTTTTAAGTGAGGTGAAACAAATGTTCTATTGAGTTCCTTTTAAAACTGAGATAACATATGCAatagttagggcttcccaggtggggctagtagTAAAGGACCCTCCTGACAACGCAGGGGACATGAGATAGAGGTTCAATCCCcggactgggaagatcctctgaaggagggtatggcaacccactccagtattcttgcctagaaaatcaacatgaacagaggagcctggggggctagagtacgtggggtcgcaaagagtcacacacacacgtgtgcacatcaATATTTATTGCATAAAATATTGGAGAAGTATTGCAAATTtgatattgtttcatttttaatattaaaattcctAATAAAGAAGATTAGTTTCTGGACATATCTTTTATATACAGTtagtttagtttaaaaaattatttgtattataCAATAATCTGTGGTCATTGAATAAAAGTTCTACTACCCAGAGACTTATGACCACGGTAACTTGTGGTATCCACATCTTCTTTCAGAATACACATCACTCACGTACATGAATGTAAAAAGCTATATAATCCACATCTGTACCCACATACAAACCTGTAAGCAATATGCttcaacaaaaatgaaattgTGCTACTACTTTACAATTTGCTCACTATTACACAATATCATTTTTCTCAACAAATATCaatcttattaatttttattaatctaACTCTGTATTAATACATACATCTTGGGTACCTCacttattacttttctttttttggaataaATTTTCCAACTGCTGAGCAAAAAACTGCTAGACTGGtttctgcttgtttgtttttgttttgttttcacagtgTCCAGTGAAAAAAGAACCTTCTGTCATATTAGTTAACAGTTCCAGAGTTTCCAATGACTTTggcaaatgaaaaacagaatgctTTATTTCATGCCAAATGGCATAGAATGGAGAGAAAGAGTTTTCTCCCAATATTCACAGATACAAGGActcttaaaaagataattttagttGTTCTTTCCTCAGCCTAAGAGAATAAAGCTGGCTGAACCTAAAATTTACATGAATTTCTGTGAACGTTGTCCTCATTTCTCACCACCTCTTTTTCAGCTTTGCTGAAAGATGACATCACTCAAGCTGTAGCATGTGCAAAGAAGATTGTCAGTCAGCAAGGCATTACAGCATGgtatgttctttttttgtttttgttttccatacaGTGTTGTTAAGATGTAATTGACACACAGCACTtcataaatttaaggtgtacagcatagtgactcacatacatcatgaaatgatcatCACAGTAATTTTAGTGAACATCCATGATCTCAAcggatacaaaattaaagaaacacaatgcaatactgttaagcaattatccttcatttaaaaataaatttaaaaaaattaaagaaacagaagaaaaaaatttgtgaTAAAAAATCTTGAGATTTATTCTCTAATCTCTTTTCATATGTAAgacacagcagtgttaattatattccTCATGTTGTACATCACATCTCCAGTGTTTACTTATCTTATAATTGGAGATTTGTAGTACTTTCCAATGCTTTCATCCAattcccacccctcaccccacccacaGTATCCACaattggtaaccacaaatctgatttctttttctgagtttgtttGTGTTTCAAGTATAATGAACCTTCAACACTATGTAAGTTCCCTTCACAGAGCAAGATATGGGTTAAGCATTAAAGGAGAGATCTGgggtcttccctagtggttaggattctatgctttcaatgcaggaggaggggacttggtacctggttggggaactaagataccacaggccatgtggtgtggccaaaaacagGGGTGTGTGGGAGGGTAGGGAGCAGTTTTATCTTACTGTTATGAGAAAAGTGTGGGAATATTCTCTAAGACCAAGGGAATTGAAAATTGAAAATCTAAAACATTAAGATTTATGCTAAACAGTGTATTACATAGAAACAATCTACTTTAACCTCAATGTATTTGAAGGACTTCCAGAGTTTTTAAGATTTTCCACACTCTACCAGTTCCTTGTCatctcttgaaattatttttgaaagtaaGTAAATATGGAACACGCTTTGCAGTTGTGTTGTGGACTACCCAAGACTCAACATTTGTGTTCAGCATTCTGTGCTCTAGTGAAGCCTTGGGGAGATGTGAAGGCCTTGGTATACATGTTTCCAATTAATAAATAAGCAACATTTGGATCTGTCTGTATCTTGTATTTCATGTACTGATTAACTATTTTGTTCTCACAAAGGATTTGAAGTTTGTATAACACAATGAAGATATGTTTCAATCTTATCATCATTTGTTCCATCTTTCTTCATAGGGTGGCATGGAAAAACAACTGTCAAAACCGAGATGTCACCAGTTATGTTAAGGGTTGCAGAGTGTAACCGTGGAGTTTTCATCTTCAgctcattttgtctgtttttcataTTAAAGAAATAACAGTTGAGTAAAAGGTTATACTAGCACTCTTTCAAACAAATAATGTTTTTACAGAAGCAGGAGCACGTGGTCTTTCTTCTAAGAGGCTTGATGTTTACCTCACGTGTTTATTTGATATTAGGCCTATAAGATTTTTCAGCTTGCTAACAGAACGAATGCTGGTGAATATTTGTCTAAAATCTTCCTTATCAAATGTATCTCTAGTACATTTAGTTCTTCAAAGGGATAACCCAGACTTAATCTTGAATGATATAACTACTTCCCaatattcaagaaaatataaCACAAGAATATCTCTAAGCAAATGTATCTTAGGCAAAATCCCACCTGTGTAGGCATGTGAACTCTCATCTGTTCAGTCAAAAAGAGCAGAACGTCAAATGGCTAAAAATGGGAACAGCCCCAATCaagaattttgttttcataaGTGTGACCTTTGGTTTAAATGTTTTAGTAGAAATGGTGCAtttacacagatttttaaaaataaactcacaattGATACATCCACCTATTTTAGCCTTTATAAAGAACTCATTTATGCATCCTGCTGATCCTGAGGAATATAAAGAAGGATTAGATGAGCTGTTGATTGTCCTTAGTTTTATTAGCTTAAATTCATGCATTATGAC encodes:
- the LOC101102969 gene encoding lysozyme C, tracheal isozyme isoform X2 — translated: MVRKEGREKMLNTKSSSPGQLGHLASVNMKALLILGLLVLSVAVQGKKFERCELARTLKKFGLAGYKGVSLANWMCLAYGESRYNTQAINYNPGSKSTDYGIFQINSKWWCNDGKTPKAVNGCGVSCSALLKDDITQAVACAKKIVSQQGITAWVAWKNNCQNRDVTSYVKGCRV
- the LOC101102969 gene encoding lysozyme C, tracheal isozyme isoform X3, with the translated sequence MSASPSTLPSWIYMKGKKFERCELARTLKKFGLAGYKGVSLANWMCLAYGESRYNTQAINYNPGSKSTDYGIFQINSKWWCNDGKTPKAVNGCGVSCSALLKDDITQAVACAKKIVSQQGITAWVAWKNNCQNRDVTSYVKGCRV
- the LOC101102969 gene encoding lysozyme C, tracheal isozyme isoform X1, encoding MLLRSQFPDQGLNPGNGTESTDLTAVQQQVVILEFSQKMSASPSTLPSWIYMKGKKFERCELARTLKKFGLAGYKGVSLANWMCLAYGESRYNTQAINYNPGSKSTDYGIFQINSKWWCNDGKTPKAVNGCGVSCSALLKDDITQAVACAKKIVSQQGITAWVAWKNNCQNRDVTSYVKGCRV